From one Lycium ferocissimum isolate CSIRO_LF1 chromosome 7, AGI_CSIRO_Lferr_CH_V1, whole genome shotgun sequence genomic stretch:
- the LOC132065454 gene encoding uncharacterized protein LOC132065454: MDVDSQQTMEETILVGDDLMMGPPSPVIPPEIASHVLEGVDLCDGILRNLFLCLQINDIEPFCQDEIALYRQCAERRDKELRQRLQDSEQKLGMSMPLDQAKERATQLESEATSLERRLILASGLEGMEGFRQRWSLHGRLTDTKRRLEALKGGMDNRKKDEPAENVPTKKRWFFW, translated from the exons ATGGATG TTGATTCACAGCAGACTATGGAGGAAACTATCCTGGTgggtgatgatctgatgatggGCCCACCATCACCAGTCATTCCACCTGAAATAGCGTCTCATGTACTCGAAGGTGTTGATCTCTGTGACGGAATCTTGAGGAATCTGTTCCTGT GCTTACAAATCAATGATATCGAGCCATTCTGTCAGGATGAGATTGCTTTATATCGGCAATGTGCAGAGAGAAGG GATAAGGAGCTCCGGCAACGGCTTCAAGATAGTGAACAGAAATTAGGGATGTCAATGCCTCTAGATCAAGCAAAAGAAAGAGCCACTCAACTAGAATCAGAAGCCACATCACTGGAGAG GCGCTTGATTTTGGCAAGTGGACTTGAAGGTATGGAAGGTTTTCGGCAGCGATGGAGTCTACATGGTCGCCTAACTGATACCAA GAGAAGGCTGGAGGCCCTGAAGGGGGGAATGGACAACAGGAAGAAGGATGAGCCAGCTGAAAATGTCCCTACCAAGAAAAGATGGTTCTTCTGGTGA
- the LOC132065451 gene encoding DNA polymerase epsilon catalytic subunit A-like isoform X2, whose product MSLGFPVTRIKGNVALNLLAIWTVSLGSNVIVIFLKEAKAVTKAKLGYDPLEVNPEDMVRFAKEKPQMMASYSVSDAVSTYYLYMTYVHPFIFSLATIIPMPPDEVLRKGSGTLCEMLLMVQAYKAHVICPNKHQSDPEKFYGSQLLDSETYIGGHVECLESGVFRSDIPTSFKLDPSAYELLINNLDRDLQYAIEVEGKMDLKSVINYDEVKNAIVEKLMRLRDNPLIEECPLIYHLDVAAMYPNIILTNRLQPPSIVSDEICTACDFNRPGKKCLRKLEWVWRGEMYTAKRSDYYHIKRQLESELVEVGEGQRSKSFLDLPKAEQQIKLKDRLKKYCQKAYKRVLEKPVTEVREAGICMRENPFYVDTVRSFRDRRYEYKGLNKVWKGKLSEAKASGNSIKIQEAQDMVVVYDSLQLAHKCILNSFYGYVMRKGARWYSMEMAGVVTYTGAKIIQNARLLVEKIGKPLELDTDGIWCCLPGSFPENYTFKTKDPKKKLTISYPCVMLNVDVARNNTNDQYQTLKDPINKTYTTHSECSIEFEVDGPYKAMIIPASKEEGILIKKRYAVFNDDGTLAELKGFEIKRRGELKLIKVFQAELFDKFLHGSTLEECYSAVAAVADRWLDLLDNQGQDIADSELLGYISESSTMSKSLADYGAQKSCAVTTAKRLADFLGDAMVKDKGLLCQYIVACEPKGTPVSERAIPVAIFETNAEIMRFYVKKWCKISSEVGIRSIIDWSYYKQRLGSAIQKIITIPAAMQKVSNPVPRVVHPDWLHKKVREKEDKFRQRKLNDIFSSVNRDDAVASKHSKNQQNLEDLEDFNQSGKSTIFGPRPVVHRHGVNKEHPVNTSVQVDSQQQNGQASSLCKMLPSQEIAAVEDIDRNVDYHGWLQQKKRKWKEIREGRKRQRLDTSRTVNHVNGSTELFHSLVNRKRQGKTGVNSYFERHELALTRSHWQIVQLEPSSQHGQFFAWVVVEGGMHKISVTIPRVFYLNSKAPITEEFPGRRVNKILPHGRHSYNLIEVIIDEDQFKSESKKLAAHLADPEVEGIYETKVPLEFSAILQTGCVCKVDKAAKKRNPQDGWSLNELHMKTTTECPYLDQSIAFFYIYHSVSDGRAIYVGHFPASKVVHVVVVNPFQNKELSPHILERHFYEASQTLSGQPITQKEGISFKVDYVGYIKDAERILQRAINEHRNHGPAVAMIECPNAHLLKSGVRALHDFPCISIPCNVRDSQYQALGWQNVAAKIGMQRCVTSSQWLNERITLSRYAHVPMGNFDVDWLMHTADIFFSRALRDQQQVLWISDNGIPDLGGINDEVSSFMDEVNQPVLTYPGAYRKVTVELKIHHLAVDALLKSNQVNEMEGGTLFGLDQDPMTSFTNEQYYSDATTSCAPAFRVLKHLIQRCLTDAVTSGNIFADAMLQHLYRWLCSPRSRLHDPALHNMLHKVMQKMFALLVAELRKLGAAIVFASFSKIIIDTGKSDVSAAKAYCDSVIKNVQTRELFEWIELEPLQFWHSLLFMDQYNYGGIQARLSDGPLEANSEPGEESVCGEPQVDIVSSWNIAENLPKATQDHFILIVSEFMYVPWKYAQEQATHRASTSDGDFCTPSIPAALAETFDLQMADDLKKKIRTYFTDKLLKIVCDPNLQMKVMNNSQKTQETSDANPQSYSHVQKGDPALEFIKHVCAVLALDQNVQHEVLIMRRNLLKLVRVREFAPEAEFRSLSVSYTLPNVICSYCNDCRDLDLCRDKALISQEWRCAVPQCGQPYDREAMENALVQIVRQRERLYHLQDLVCLKCHQIKAAHLADHCTCAGSFSCKENVSDFCSKMQIFLNIAINQKFQLLQECTSWILEAR is encoded by the exons GAGCTTGGGTTTTCCTGTGACAAGAATCAAGGGGAATGTCGCGCTAAATTTGCTTGCCATCTGGACTGTTTCGCTTGGGTCAAACGTGATAGTTATCTTCCTCAAGGAAGCCAAG GCTGTTACAAAGGCCAAGTTGGGTTATGATCCTCTAGAAGTTAATCCTGAGGATATGGTTCGCTTTGCAAAGGAAAAACCACAG ATGATGGCTTCATATTCTGTATCAGATGCTGTTTCAACTTACTACTTGTATATGACCTATGTTCATCCCTTCATTTTCTCCCTTGCAACCATAATACCCATGCCACCAGATGAAGTCTTGCGCAAAGGAAGTGGGACTTTGTGTGAAATGCTTCTTATGGTCCAG GCTTATAAGGCACATGTTATTTGTCCAAACAAGCACCAGTCTGATCCAGAGAAGTTTTATGGTAGTCAACTCCTTGACAGTGAGACATATATTGGTGGTCATGTGGAATGCCTAGAAAGTGGTGTATTCAGATCCGACATTCCAACCAGTTTTAAACTCGATCCTTCTGCCTATGAG CTATTGATCAACAACCTTGATAGAGATCTGCAGTATGCTATTGAGGTTGAGGGGAAGATGGACTTGAAATCTGTCATAAATTATGATGAAGTGAAGAATGCCATTGTGGAAAAG TTAATGAGATTGCGAGATAATCCTTTAATTGAAGAATGCCCCCTCATATATCATCTTGATGTAGCTGCCATGTATCCAAACATCATACTTACAAATAGGCTTCAG CCACCATCAATAGTTTCAGATGAGATATGCACTGCATGCGATTTTAATCGTCCTGGCAAAAAGTGTCTCCGGAAGCTTGAATGGGTTTGGCGTGGTGAAATGTACACGGCAAAAAGAAG TGATTATTACCACATAAAGAGGCAACTCGAGTCTGAACTTGTTGAAGTAGGAGAGGGTCAACGATCAAAGTCTTTTCTTGATTTGCCTAAAGCAGAACAACAAATAAAGCTCAAGGACCGTTTAAAGAAATACTGTCAAAAG GCATATAAAAGAGTTCTTGAAAAGCCGGTCACAGAAGTTCGAGAAGCAGGGATCTGCATGCGAGAAAATCCTTTTTATGTTGATACCGTACGGAG TTTCCGAGATAGGAGGTATGAATACAAAGGGCTTAATAAAGTTTGGAAGGGTAAGCTGTCTGAAGCAAAGGCTAGTGGCAATTCCATAAAGATTCAAGAAGCACAG GACATGGTAGTTGTGTATGATTCATTGCAGCTGGCTCATAAATGCATCTTAAACTCCTTTTACGGTTATGTCATGCGCAA GGGTGCAAGGTGGTACTCAATGGAGATGGCTGGAGTTGTTACATATACTGGTGCAAAAATCATTCAGAATGCTCGATTATTGgttgaaaaaattggaaaacccCTCGAATTAGACACAGATGGTATTTGGTGTTGTTTACCAGGATCTTTCCCTGAGAATTATACCTTCAAGACAAA AGATCCAAAGAAGAAGCTGACAATCTCCTATCCTTGTGTCATGCtgaatgttgatgttgcaaGAAACAACACCAATGATCAGTACCAG ACGCTCAAGGATCCCATCAATAAGACGTATACAACACACAGTGAATGCTCAATTGAGTTTGAAGTGGATGGACCATATAAG GCAATGATTATTCCCGCTTCCAAGGAAGAAGGTATTCTAATTAAGAAGCGCTATGCAGTTTTCAATGATGATGGTACGCTTGCTGAGCTTAAAGGTTTTGAGATTAAACGTAGAGGTGAGCTAAAGCTCATCAAAGTTTTCCAG GCTGAGCTTTTTGATAAGTTCCTCCATGGATCAACCTTAGAGGAATGCTATTCAGCAGTAGCTGCTGTGGCAGATCGGTGGCTTGACCTGCTTGAC AATCAAGGCCAAGATATTGCAGACAGCGAGTTGCTTGGGTATATATCAGAATCAAGCACAATGAGCAAGTCTCTAGCTGATTATGGTGCACAAAAGTCATGTGCAGTAACTACAGCTAAACGGCTTGCTGATTTTCTGGGGGATGCAATGGTCAAAGATAAAGGATTGCTTTGTCAATATATTGTTGCATGTGAGCCAAAG GGAACCCCAGTAAGCGAACGTGCTATTCCTGTTGCCATATTTGAAACTAATGCTG AGATCATGAGGTTCTATGTCAAAAAGTGGTGCAAAATATCATCAGAAGTAGGAATACGCTCCATTATTGATTGGTCTTATTACAAGCAACGGCTTGGTTCAGCAATCCAAAAGATTATCACAATTCCTGCTGCAATGCAGAAG GTTTCAAACCCTGTCCCAAGGGTGGTTCATCCTGATTGGCTGCATAAGAAGGTTCGTGAAAAAGAAGACAAATTTCGCCAACGAAAATTAAATGATATCTTCAGTTCAGTGAACAGAGATGATGCAGTGGCCAGTAAACATTCTAAAAATCAGCAAAATCTTGAAGACCTGGAAGACTTTAACCAGAGTGGTAAATCGACTATATTTGGTCCAAGGCCTGTTGTCCATCGTCATGGAGTCAACAAAGAACATCCAGTAAACACTAGTGTTCAAGTCGACAGTCAACAGCAAAATGGTCAAGCTAGCAGTCTATGCAAGATGTTACCTTCGCAAGAAATTGCTGCTGTGGAAGATATTGACAGGAATGTGGATTATCATGGATGGCTACagcaaaaaaagagaaaatggaaAGAGATTCGCGAGGGAAGGAAACGCCAAAG GTTGGATACCTCAAGGACAGTAAACCATGTTAATGGCAGTACTGAATTGTTTCATAGCCTGGTAAACCGCAAACGCCAGGGTAAAACTGGGGTTAATTCCTACTTTGAGCGACATGAATTAGCCCTCACACGAAGTCACTGGCAG ATAGTTCAGCTTGAACCAAGTTCACAGCATGGCCAATTTTTTGCATGGGTAGTTGTGGAAGGAGGCATGCACAAAATTTCAGTGACTATCCCCAGAGTGTTTTATCTCAACTCCAAAGCTCCTATAACAGAGGAATTTCCTGGAAGACGTGTCAATAAGATTCTTCCTCACGGACGCCATAGCTACAATTTAATTGAG GTCATTATTGATGAGGATCAATTCAAGTCAGAGAGCAAGAAGCTAGCAGCTCACCTTGCTGATCCAGAAGTGGAG GGAATATATGAAACAAAGGTTCCATTAGAGTTCAGTGCTATTCTCCAGACGGGTTGTGTTTGTAAAGTTGATAAAGCAGCTAAGAAAAGGAATCCACAAGATGGTTGGAGTTTGAATGAGCTGCATATGAAGACAACAACTGAGTGCCCGTATTTGGATCAGTCAATAGCTTTCTTCTACATATATCATAG CGTGTCCGATGGACGAGCTATTTACGTAGGACATTTTCCTGCGTCCAAGGTGGTACATGTTGTGGTTGTTAATCCATTTCAAAACAAGGAATTATCACCACACATTCTTGAAAGACATTTTTATGAAGCTTCCCAGACATTGTCTGGGCAGCCTATCACACAAAAGGAAGGCATTAGTTTCAAG GTGGATTACGTCGGGTACATCAAGGACGCTGAGAGGATTCTACAGAGAGCAATTAATGAGCATAG GAATCATGGACCTGCAGTAGCCATGATTGAGTGCCCTAATGCCCATTTACTGAAGTCTGGCGTACGAgctttgcatgattttccttgcATCAGTATCCCTTGTAATGTTCGGGATAGCCAATATCAG GCACTAGGCTGGCAAAATGTAGCAGCAAAGATTGGAATGCAGCGGTGTGTGACATCCTCCCAGTGGCTAAATGAAAGGATCACTCTCTCAAGATATGCCCAT GTTCCCATGGGGAATTTTGATGTTGATTGGCTCATGCATACAGCAGATATCTTCTTTTCTAGAGCACTTCGTGATCAGCAACAG GTCTTGTGGATATCTGATAATGGCATCCCTGACTTGGGGGGCATAAATGATGAAGTATCATCGTTTATGGATGAG GTCAATCAACCGGTTCTTACTTACCCGGGTGCATATAGAAAAGTCACTGTTGAGCTGAAG ATTCATCATCTGGCTGTCGACGCTCTACTGAAAAGCAACCAAGTAAATGAAATGGAAGGAGGCACTCTGTTTGGACTGGACCAGGACCCTATGACGAGTTTTACTAATGAACAGTACTACTCTGATGCAACGACCTCCTGTGCACCTGCATTTCGTGTACTCAAGCATTTGATTCAGAGGTGCCTTACAGATGCAGTAACATCAGGAAACATATTTGCTGATGCAATGCTGCAACATTTGTACCGATGGCTCTGCAG CCCGCGATCTAGACTGCATGACCCAGCTCTTCACAATATGCTTCACAAG GTTATGCAAAAGATGTTTGCGTTGCTTGTGGCTGAACTCCGAAAATTGGGTGCTGCTATTGTGTTTGCCAGCTTCTCAAAAATTATCATTGACACTGGGAAGTCAGATGTATCTGCAGCCAAAGCCTACTGTGATAGTGTTATTAAAAATGTACAAACAAG AGAATTATTTGAGTGGATTGAACTTGAGCCCTTGCAGTTCTGGCACTCATTGCTTTTCATGGATCAG TACAATTATGGCGGAATTCAAGCTAGACTTAGTGATGGGCCTTTAGAAGCTAACTCAGAACCAGGTGAAGAAAGTGTGTGTGGTGAACCTCAAGTCGACATTGTGTCAAGCTGGAACATTGCAGAAAATTTACCGAAGGCAACTCAG GATCACTTCATTTTGATTGTTTCGGAGTTTATGTATGTTCCATGGAAATATGCACAAGAACAAGCTACACATCGAGCATCTACTAGTGATGGTGATTTTTGCACACCATCAATCCCTGCGGCACTTGCTGAAACATTTGATTTGCAAATGGCAGATGATCTAAAAAAGAAG ATCCGAACTTACTTCACTGACAAACTTCTGAAAATTGTTTGTGACCCAAATCTTCAAATGAAAGTGATGAACAACTCTCAGAAGACCCAGGAGACATCAGATGCAAACCCACAATCTTATAGCCACGTCCAGAAGGGAGATCCAGCCTTAGAGTTCATTAAGCATGTCTGTGCAGTTTTGGCCCTTGACCAGAATGTGCAGCATGAAGTTCTG ATCATGAGGAGAAATCTATTAAAACTTGTTCGTGTGAGGGAATTCGCTCCGGAGGCAGAATTTCGTAGTCTCTCTGTATCATATACCCTTCCAAATGTCATTTGCAG TTACTGCAACGACTGCAGAGACCTTGACCTGTGTCGAGACAAAGCTTTGATTTCTCAGGAGTGGCGTTGTGCTGTGCCCCAGTGTGGGCAACCTTATGATCGTGAAGCAATGGAAAATGCTCTTGTTCAAATTGTGCGTCAGAGAGAGAGGCTATACCATCTTCAGGATCTGGTATGCCTAAAATGCCACCAGATTAAAGCTGCACATTTAGCAGACCACTGTACTTGTGCCGGATCATTTAGCTGCAAGGAAAATGTCTCGGATTTCTGCAGTAAAAtgcaaattttcttgaatatagccATAAATCAAAAGTTTCAATTGCTCCAAGAATGCACTTCTTGGATTTTGGAAGCCAGATAA